A part of Mycolicibacterium sp. TUM20985 genomic DNA contains:
- a CDS encoding inositol monophosphatase family protein: MALDETDLAGLVAEATVILDVAAKPFIEGHRAQSAVAKLGNDFATEVDLAIERQVVLALEEATGIGVHGEEFGGAPIDSHLVWVLDPIDGTFNYAAGLPTAAILLGLLRDGVPVAGLTWLPFMDLRYTAVLSGPLYANGIAQPALEPVELSDSILGIGTFNVDSRGEFPGRYRMAFLEQLSRTCSRVRMHGSTGIDFAYAAAGVLGGAVSFGHHVWDHAAGVALVRAAGGVVTDLAGEEWTPASRSAVAGVPSVHARILEIAAGVGAPGEH; the protein is encoded by the coding sequence ATGGCACTGGATGAGACGGACCTCGCGGGGCTCGTCGCCGAGGCAACCGTCATTCTCGACGTCGCCGCGAAACCCTTCATCGAAGGTCATCGCGCGCAGTCGGCGGTCGCCAAGCTGGGCAATGACTTCGCCACCGAGGTCGACCTCGCCATCGAACGCCAGGTGGTGCTCGCGCTCGAGGAGGCCACCGGAATCGGGGTGCACGGCGAGGAGTTTGGCGGCGCACCGATCGACTCGCATCTGGTGTGGGTCCTCGACCCCATCGACGGCACCTTCAACTACGCGGCGGGCTTGCCGACGGCCGCCATCCTGTTGGGTCTGCTGCGCGACGGAGTGCCGGTGGCCGGACTCACCTGGCTCCCGTTCATGGACCTTCGCTACACCGCGGTACTTTCGGGACCGTTGTACGCCAACGGAATTGCCCAGCCCGCGCTGGAGCCGGTCGAGCTGAGCGACTCGATCCTCGGCATCGGAACGTTCAACGTCGATTCGCGTGGCGAGTTCCCCGGCCGGTATCGGATGGCGTTCCTGGAGCAGTTGAGCCGGACGTGTTCCCGGGTCCGGATGCACGGTTCGACGGGTATCGACTTCGCCTACGCCGCCGCGGGGGTGCTCGGTGGCGCCGTCAGCTTCGGGCACCACGTGTGGGACCACGCCGCGGGTGTGGCCCTTGTCCGCGCGGCCGGGGGCGTCGTCACCGACCTCGCCGGCGAGGAGTGGACCCCGGCGTCGCGTTCGGCGGTAGCGGGAGTGCCGAGCGTGCACGCCCGGATCCTGGAGATCGCGGCGGGCGTCGGCGCACCAGGCGAGCACTGA
- the priA gene encoding bifunctional 1-(5-phosphoribosyl)-5-((5-phosphoribosylamino)methylideneamino)imidazole-4-carboxamide isomerase/phosphoribosylanthranilate isomerase PriA translates to MILLPAVDVVDGKAVRLVQGVAGSETDYGSALDAALGWQSDGAEWIHLVDLDAAFGRGSNRALLAEVIGKLDVAVELSGGIRDDASLTAALDAGCARVNLGTAALENPQWCARVIAEHGEKVAVGLDVKLEAGEYRLRGRGWETDGGDLWPVLERLEKQGCSRFVVTDVTKDGTLNGPNLELLAGVAERTDAPVIASGGVSSLDDLRAIATLTGVGVEGAIVGKALYAGRFTLPEALAAVSR, encoded by the coding sequence TTGATCCTTCTGCCTGCCGTCGACGTGGTCGACGGCAAGGCGGTCCGCCTGGTGCAGGGCGTCGCTGGCAGCGAAACGGATTACGGGTCAGCGCTCGACGCCGCACTGGGCTGGCAGAGCGACGGCGCCGAATGGATTCACCTCGTCGACCTCGATGCGGCGTTCGGCCGCGGATCCAATCGCGCGCTGCTGGCCGAGGTCATCGGCAAGCTCGACGTCGCCGTGGAACTGTCGGGGGGCATCCGTGACGACGCGTCGCTGACCGCCGCGCTCGACGCGGGTTGCGCCAGGGTCAATCTCGGCACCGCGGCGCTCGAGAACCCGCAGTGGTGCGCACGGGTGATCGCCGAGCACGGGGAGAAGGTCGCCGTGGGGCTCGACGTCAAGCTCGAAGCGGGGGAGTACCGGTTGCGCGGGCGCGGTTGGGAGACCGACGGCGGAGATCTGTGGCCGGTGCTCGAACGCCTCGAGAAGCAAGGATGCTCGCGGTTCGTCGTCACCGACGTCACCAAGGACGGCACCCTCAACGGTCCGAACCTCGAGCTGCTGGCCGGGGTCGCCGAACGCACCGACGCCCCCGTCATCGCCTCCGGCGGGGTGTCGAGCCTGGACGATCTGCGGGCCATCGCCACCCTGACAGGTGTCGGCGTCGAGGGCGCGATCGTCGGAAAGGCGTTGTACGCCGGACGTTTCACGCTTCCAGAGGCCCTCGCCGCGGTGAGTCGGTAG
- the hisH gene encoding imidazole glycerol phosphate synthase subunit HisH: MTAKVVVLDYGSGNLRSAQRALERVGAQVEVTADPAAAAAADGLVVPGVGAYEACMTGLRAVNGEKIVAERLANGHPVLGICVGMQILFSRGVEFGVESTGCGQWPGSVVRLEAPVVPHMGWNVVDAAPNSTLFKGLDADTRFYFVHSYAAQQWEGDPSASLTWATHHVPFLAAVEDGALSATQFHPEKSGDAGAALLANWVEGLS; the protein is encoded by the coding sequence GTGACGGCGAAAGTCGTCGTACTCGACTACGGCTCCGGCAATCTGCGGTCGGCCCAACGCGCGCTCGAACGAGTGGGCGCGCAGGTCGAGGTGACGGCAGATCCCGCCGCCGCGGCGGCGGCCGATGGTCTGGTCGTGCCGGGAGTCGGCGCCTACGAGGCGTGCATGACGGGCCTGCGTGCGGTGAACGGGGAGAAGATCGTCGCCGAGCGGCTCGCCAACGGCCATCCCGTCCTCGGCATCTGCGTCGGCATGCAGATCCTCTTCAGCCGCGGTGTGGAATTCGGCGTCGAGAGCACCGGCTGCGGTCAGTGGCCCGGGTCGGTCGTGCGGTTGGAGGCCCCCGTGGTTCCGCACATGGGGTGGAACGTCGTCGACGCCGCGCCGAACAGCACGCTGTTCAAGGGACTGGACGCCGACACCCGCTTCTACTTCGTGCACTCCTACGCCGCCCAGCAGTGGGAGGGTGACCCGAGTGCGTCGCTGACGTGGGCGACGCATCACGTACCCTTCCTGGCTGCGGTCGAGGACGGCGCCTTGTCCGCCACGCAGTTTCATCCGGAGAAGAGTGGCGACGCCGGTGCGGCGCTGCTCGCCAATTGGGTCGAGGGGCTCTCGTGA
- the hisB gene encoding imidazoleglycerol-phosphate dehydratase HisB, with amino-acid sequence MTTPANRRARVERKTKESDIVVELDLDGTGLVDISTGVPFYDHMLTSLGTHASFDLTVHATGDVDIEAHHTVEDTAIVLGQALAQALGDKRGIRRFGDAFIPMDETLAHASVDVSGRPYCVHTGEPDHMLHSTIAGSSVPYHTVINRHVFESLAMNARIALHVRTLYGRDPHHITEAQYKAVARALRQAVEPDPRVAGVPSTKGSL; translated from the coding sequence ATGACCACCCCGGCCAACCGCCGCGCCCGCGTCGAACGCAAGACCAAGGAATCCGACATCGTCGTCGAGCTCGATCTCGATGGCACCGGTCTGGTCGACATCAGCACCGGTGTCCCGTTCTACGACCACATGCTGACCTCGCTGGGTACGCATGCGAGCTTCGATCTGACCGTGCACGCCACCGGCGACGTCGACATCGAAGCGCACCACACGGTCGAGGACACGGCGATCGTGTTGGGTCAGGCACTGGCCCAGGCACTCGGCGACAAGAGGGGTATCCGCCGGTTCGGTGACGCCTTCATCCCGATGGACGAGACGCTGGCGCACGCCTCGGTCGACGTCTCGGGCCGACCCTATTGCGTCCACACCGGCGAGCCGGATCACATGCTGCACAGCACGATTGCGGGCAGCTCCGTGCCCTATCACACGGTCATCAACCGGCACGTCTTCGAGTCGTTGGCGATGAACGCGCGAATCGCCCTCCACGTGCGCACGCTGTACGGCCGCGACCCGCACCACATCACCGAGGCGCAGTACAAGGCGGTGGCGCGCGCCCTGCGCCAAGCCGTCGAGCCCGATCCACGGGTGGCCGGCGTCCCATCGACGAAGGGCAGTCTGTGA
- a CDS encoding histidinol-phosphate transaminase, translating to MSARKITLDDLPLRDDLRGKSPYGAPQLSVPVRLNTNENPHPPTAALVDDVAASVRDAASDLHRYPDRDASALRADLAAYVSAQTGVALTTEMLWAANGSNEILQQLLQAFGGPGRSAIGFVPSYSMHPIISDGTQTSWLEAKRSADFGLDVEVAVDAITDHQPDVVFLASPNNPSGQSIPLGDLRRLLDAAPGVVIVDEAYGEFSSEPSAVHLLADYPASLIVTRTMSKAFAFAGGRLGYLIADPAVIDALLLVRLPYHLSSITQAAARAALRHADDTLGSVARLIAERDRVSEELRRCGFRVIPSDANFVLFGDFADAPRAWQRYLDEGVLIRDVGIPGFLRATTGLADENDILLDVSARLAEAELTSTDNSSPVGAQ from the coding sequence GTGAGCGCTCGCAAGATCACCCTCGACGACCTGCCCCTGCGGGACGATCTCCGTGGAAAGTCGCCGTACGGAGCGCCTCAACTCTCGGTTCCGGTGCGCCTCAACACCAACGAGAACCCGCACCCCCCGACCGCCGCGCTGGTCGACGACGTCGCCGCCTCCGTGCGCGACGCGGCGTCCGACCTGCACCGGTACCCGGACCGCGACGCGTCGGCGCTGCGGGCCGATCTGGCCGCGTACGTCAGCGCGCAGACCGGTGTCGCGCTGACTACCGAGATGCTGTGGGCGGCAAACGGTTCCAACGAAATCCTGCAGCAGCTGCTCCAGGCGTTCGGCGGTCCCGGCCGCAGTGCAATCGGGTTCGTCCCGTCGTACTCGATGCACCCCATCATCTCCGACGGCACGCAGACTTCCTGGCTGGAGGCCAAGCGCTCCGCCGACTTCGGCCTCGACGTGGAGGTGGCCGTCGACGCCATCACCGACCACCAGCCCGACGTGGTCTTCCTCGCCAGCCCCAACAACCCGTCGGGCCAGAGCATCCCCCTGGGCGACCTGCGCCGACTGCTCGACGCCGCACCGGGTGTCGTGATCGTCGACGAGGCCTACGGCGAGTTCTCGTCCGAGCCCTCCGCCGTGCACCTGCTGGCGGACTATCCGGCCTCGCTGATCGTCACCCGAACGATGAGCAAGGCGTTCGCGTTCGCCGGCGGACGGCTGGGCTACCTGATCGCCGACCCCGCCGTCATCGATGCGCTGCTCCTGGTCCGGCTGCCGTACCACCTGTCCTCGATCACGCAAGCGGCGGCGCGAGCTGCCCTGCGGCATGCCGATGACACGCTCGGCAGTGTCGCCAGGCTGATCGCCGAACGCGACCGGGTCTCGGAAGAGTTGCGTCGCTGCGGGTTTCGCGTGATACCCAGCGATGCAAACTTCGTCCTGTTCGGTGACTTCGCCGACGCCCCGCGGGCGTGGCAGCGGTATCTCGACGAGGGCGTGCTGATCAGGGACGTCGGCATCCCCGGGTTCCTGCGCGCCACCACCGGCCTGGCCGACGAGAACGACATCCTGCTCGACGTCAGCGCCCGCCTCGCGGAAGCCGAACTCACCTCGACCGACAACAGCAGCCCCGTAGGAGCCCAATGA
- the hisD gene encoding histidinol dehydrogenase, which translates to MSRIDLRGELLSAARLRAVLPRGGVDVDAVVPKVRPIVDAVIERGAAAALEYGEKFDGVRPDTVRVPVARLEEALAALDADIRVALGVAIERARAVHADQQRTDHTTTLAPGATVTERWVPVERVGLYVPGGNAVYPSSVVMNVVPAQTAGVESLVIASPPQAEFGGLPHPTILAAARMLGVAEVWAVGGAQAVALLAHGGVDTDGGELAPVDMVTGPGNIYVTAAKRICRSQVGIDSEAGPTEIAILADHSADPVHIAADLISQAEHDEMAASVLVTTSTELADATDAEVAAQLKTTVHRERVTAALTGRQSAIVLVDDLDAGLKTVNAYAAEHLEIQTVDASAVAARVRSAGAVFVGAWSPVSLGDYCAGSNHVLPTAGCARHSSGLSVQTFLRGIHVVDYTEAALKDVSGYVITLANAENLPAHGEAVRRRFEK; encoded by the coding sequence ATGTCCCGCATCGACCTGCGAGGCGAGCTGCTGTCCGCGGCTCGGCTGCGCGCCGTGTTGCCGCGCGGCGGCGTCGACGTCGACGCGGTGGTGCCCAAGGTGCGGCCGATCGTCGACGCGGTGATCGAGCGGGGCGCCGCGGCGGCCCTGGAGTACGGCGAGAAGTTCGACGGCGTGCGCCCCGACACCGTTCGGGTACCGGTGGCCCGCCTCGAGGAGGCGCTCGCCGCCCTCGACGCCGACATCCGCGTTGCCCTCGGGGTCGCGATCGAGCGGGCGCGGGCGGTACACGCCGACCAGCAGCGCACCGACCACACGACCACGCTCGCGCCCGGCGCCACCGTCACCGAGCGCTGGGTCCCCGTGGAGCGGGTGGGCCTCTACGTGCCCGGCGGCAATGCCGTCTATCCGTCGAGCGTGGTGATGAACGTGGTGCCCGCGCAGACCGCGGGGGTGGAGTCATTGGTGATCGCGAGCCCGCCGCAGGCCGAGTTCGGGGGGCTTCCGCACCCGACGATCCTCGCCGCGGCGCGCATGCTGGGCGTCGCAGAGGTTTGGGCCGTCGGGGGCGCGCAGGCCGTCGCGCTGCTCGCCCACGGCGGCGTCGACACCGACGGCGGCGAGCTGGCGCCGGTCGACATGGTCACGGGGCCTGGCAACATCTACGTCACCGCGGCCAAGCGGATCTGCCGTTCGCAGGTGGGCATCGACTCCGAGGCCGGCCCGACGGAGATCGCCATCCTCGCCGACCACTCCGCCGACCCGGTTCACATCGCCGCCGATCTGATCAGCCAGGCCGAGCACGACGAGATGGCGGCGTCGGTCCTCGTCACCACCAGCACCGAGCTCGCCGATGCGACCGACGCCGAGGTCGCCGCCCAGCTGAAGACCACCGTGCACCGCGAGCGCGTCACCGCGGCGCTCACCGGCCGCCAGTCGGCCATCGTTCTCGTCGACGACCTCGACGCCGGGCTGAAGACGGTCAACGCCTACGCCGCCGAGCACCTGGAGATTCAGACGGTCGACGCCTCCGCCGTGGCCGCCCGGGTGCGTTCCGCCGGCGCCGTTTTCGTCGGCGCGTGGTCACCGGTCAGCCTGGGTGACTACTGCGCCGGCTCCAACCACGTATTGCCCACCGCGGGGTGCGCACGGCACTCCAGCGGTCTGTCCGTGCAGACGTTCCTGCGCGGCATCCATGTCGTCGACTACACGGAGGCAGCGCTGAAGGACGTGTCGGGATACGTCATCACCCTGGCCAACGCCGAGAACCTGCCTGCGCATGGCGAGGCCGTCCGCCGGAGGTTCGAGAAGTAG